The Elephas maximus indicus isolate mEleMax1 chromosome 11, mEleMax1 primary haplotype, whole genome shotgun sequence genome contains the following window.
attgtgaggGTTCCCTATTGTCAGCTCTCTGATTTGATTTTATTTGTTACTGTTGTGTACCTTGCTACAGTGAATGCCCTTTGCATAtctgtatgtgcatatatatatttctgtaggCTCCATTTCTAGAAACGTGTTTGGTCATTATAGCatggtctttaatttttttttaatcgagaTCTTTGCACTTCTCTCAATTAAGGCTACCCCCAGTTGACGTTTCTGATAGCAATTTTTGAGTTGTCTGTTTCTTCACTGCTTCACTAAACACCAAAAGTTATCTGTCATTTTCACTTGCCAATGATGGGCAAAAATTGCTGTTCTGCTTAATTAGGCTGTCTCTTCCTGTATTTTCTGGAGGTGGTGGATCATTTTGTATGTTTCCTGGCccacttttatttccttttatatgAATTGCCTGTTCtagacttttgcccattttcctaTTGGGTAAGCCCAACAtgtcatgaatggataaatggagACTCAGAGAGAGGCTATCACTTGCCCTGGGTCACAAGACGAGGGAGAGCCAACTCCAACTCCAACCTGACTCCACAGCCCAAAGAATGGTACTTGTTGCTGCTTTTGACCTTTATGTCTACATGGCTGGGTTCACTTCTCTGTCCTTGAGAGAGctgtgacaaaacaaaacaaaaagcaatccCTTCTCTGTTCAGAATTCCCCTATGGTTCCCACCATACTCTGAGTAAAAGCTGAAATCCTCACCATGGCCCACGGGGCCCCATATAATGTGCTGCTCCCTGTCACCTCTCTTCACCCCCTCTCACTCTCCCTTTCACTTCCTCTGCTCcagtcacactggcctccttgctgttttgCCAACATACCAGGCATAGTTTTGCCTCAGGGCTTTTGCACTGGCTATTTCCTTTACCTGTGATCCTCCTGCCGAAGATATCCACAAACctcactccctcacctcctttaAGTCTCTCTTCAAATGTTACCTTCTCAGACCATCCCTGATCACTCTAttaggggctctggtggtgcagtggttaagcgctgggctgctaaccaaaaggtcagtggtttgaacccacctgcagctccataggagaaagatgtggcattctgcttcgataagattaccaaaaaaaaaaaaagccaaacccagtgccatcaagtcgattccgactcatagcgaccctatacgacagagtagaactgcccccacagagtttccaaggagcacctggtggattcaaactgccatccctttggttagcagccgtagcacttaaccactacgccaccagggtttcctcaataagattacaaccttggaatccctatgggggcagttctactttgtcttatagggtcactatgagtcagagtcaacttgatggcagcaggtttgggttttggatcaCTCTACTTAAAATTACAAACTCCTCTCCCCCCGACCCTGTCCCAGTTCTCCCCATCCTGCTCAGTTTTTCCCCATAGCCCTCATCACCTTTATTTATTATACCAACTCCTCCCCCCTTCCTGTAGCCAGTTCCTTGTGTATCCTCCTAGAGATAATCCGTATAGCAAATAAGCCatgtagggcagtggttaagaccagGGATTCTGCTTTTTTGAGGAGcagtgagcttctgttaagagtgatagaaaaatggaaatgaatAGTGCTATgcattgtacaacatggtgaaagtaattaatgtcactgaattgtacatgtaaggAAGGTTGAAATGGCAGTTTTATGTTGGTGTTGTATATACactcaccacatacacacacacagaatcatCAGCTCTGGAGATAGGCTGCCTGGATTTAAATCCTGGCCTTGTCACTTATTAACTTCagataagttacttaacctctatgcagtctcagtttctccatctctaaaatgggcttaataataatacctattccatgaggaaaccctggtggcgtagtggttaacagctgtgactgctaaccaaaaggtccgtagtttgaatccaccaggtgctccttggaagctctatggttgctctgagtgggaatcgacttgacagcaatggattttttttttttaaccccatgaggttgtgaggattagatgagttAGTGTATGTAAAGTTTTGAGAATAGAGTCTGGCATGCAATAAGTGCTCAGCAAATGTTAGCTGTTAGTTACTAGTTAGCTGTTTTTTTTATCAGTAAGCactaaaatcttaaaaaagaaagtcaTTCACATTTACTGCAACCATTTTGAGATACAGTggacataccataaaattcatctgtttaaagtgtataattcaatagcttttagtacattcacagaatTGTACAATTCTCACTGTAAagttagaacattttccttacccCACAAAGAAAccctgtgccctttagctctcaCTATACAACTCCTCTTCCCCAGCCCCCATCTCTAGCAACCACTAACCTCCTTTctttctctatagatttgcctgttctggacattgcagataagtggaatcatacaatagacagtcttttgtgtctggcttctttcgctttgcataatgtttttaaggttcatccatgttgtagcatgtatcagttcttcattcctttttcggGCTGAATATTTCATGGTATGgacatacattttgtttatccattcatcagttgatggatatttgggttgtttccaattttgacTATTATTGTGAATGAGTTTTAGTGTACAAGTTTTAGTTTATAGTGTACAAGTTTTAGTTTATAGTGTACAAGTTTTAGtgtggatgtatgttttcattcctcttgggtctatacctaggaatggaattgttgggtcatccGAAAATTATGTGTTTaagcttttgaggaactgccagactgttttctaaagtggctgtaccattttatattcccatcagcagtgtatgagggttccaattttttcacatcctcgccaacacttgttattatttgAGGGCATAGTTTTAAACAGGTTCCCTCTTGTTGCCCTGTGGGGAGCAGACTGAGGAGGACAGAGGTGAAAGCCGGTGGGCAGTGACAAAGAGACTGCGATAGTCCAAGTGAGAGGTGATGGTAACTGGACCACGGTGGGGACAGCAGAGGAGGTGGCAAGTGGTTGGATTCTGGAGATACTGTGAAGATGGAGTTCAACGGGATTTGTAGCTAGTTCATTTGTGGAATATGAGAGAAGGAGGGGAGTCAAGTATGTCCCCAAAGATTCACTGTCAACTGAGATGGGTAAGAAGTTCCTgcgtggtgcaaacgattaacaggctcagctgctaactgaaagtttggaggtttgagtccacccagaggcacctcagaagaaaggcctggtggtctatttctagctacttcccaaaaaccagccattgagaaccctatggagcacagttctaatctgacgtgagtcagaatctggtttggttttagtcagGAGATAGGTATGTCTGAAGTAGGAGGGGCTTTGGCGGATGAAATCAGGGACTCAGCTTGATATACCCACTAGACATCCAGGTGGGGCTACCTAGTTGGCAATTGCATATTAGATTCTAGAACTTACTGTTGGCGTTCAtttaacatttgttgaataactAAAGATAGACTGAATCCGAATCCAGGGTCTCGGTTCTCTCCTCcacaaaatggggacaataataccATCAACCACTAGGTTGCCCTGAGGCTGGAGTGATTCGTGTGCAGCACCTGGGAGTTTTTATGACGACTCAGGTCCGCAGCTCGGGAGAAAGATGGAGATAAAGCTGAGTTCCAGCAGTGTTCGTCTGTCCGtctgcccccgccccccacctccgGACGCCGTCGGGGTGGGGAGAGATTGGGTCGTCACCCTGCCTTCCACCGCACTACGCTGGGTTTCCTCCTTGGGGTCTGCCCGGGCCAGAACCGCTGATGGAAACCAGCTGCGGGACGCGCCGGGGCTCGGCTCGCGCCCAGGCCCCTCCCCGGCGCCGGCGGACCCCGCTCTAGGGGGGCGGACAAGGGCGCCCCGGCCCCCCTCCTTCCGCAGCCGGGCCCGGGGCCCTGGCACGTCCGGCGCGCCTGATGCTTTCCAGATGTGGACccagctcccctcccccacaggGCCCCGCAGCGCCCGcggaaggagggggaggggggccAGGGTCCGATGCCCCCCTCCCAAATCACTACCAGGGACTCGCGCCGGTGTACCCTCCACGCCCGTCTCGCTTCCCTGCTCAGGCAGGCAAAACCGAAAAGACGCTCCTCCTCCGACCCCCACCTATTTCCAGAACCCCTGTCTCCACCACCCTGCACCGGGCTCACGTGGCCCCAAAGTAGTCAGGCCCCGGGCCACGCCCCTTGGGGCACACGCTTCAGACATACCCTCCCCCGTGACGCCACGCCCCGGACACGCCCCCTTGCGGCgttttttttttaggccactCCCCTAGGACGTGCCTCTGCAGGCTCCGCCTCCGTAGTCGTGTCCCTTTGGAAGCCGCCGTCTGCGTGGGGCTTGGTCTCTGTACCTGCctttgtctctgtgtgtgtctctcggTTCCTGTCTCTGAGTCTCAACATTTCTGTGTGTCTCTCATGTACCGTCTCAGTCTCTGTGTGCCTCTATCTGTCTGCAATTCTTTCCCTGTCTCGGACCCCCCATTTCTGTGTGTTTCTCTTCTGTGCCTTTTCACTCTTTGTGCCCCTATCTCTGCACCTCTGTCtcttgtctctctgtctctgcgaTTATCTCCTCGGTCTCTCGTAGTCCCTAGGTCTCTATCTCTCTAAATTTCTATCTCTGTGTTCCTGTCTCTCTGactttgtctctgtctctctctctttctgaagtTCTCTGTATCCCAGTTTAGCTTCAGTTCTCTCCCGCTGGTCTCAAGCTCCCTCCACCTTTCTGTGTCTCGGTCTCCTTGACTCTCTCTGGTTCCTGAATCTTATTTCCATCTCCGGCGGGGTTGTGGCGCGAGCTGGTGGGCGGCTCCGCGGTCCGCGGGCGCCCCCGTGTGGTCGGCAGGGGGCTATCAGGAGAGGAGAGATGGCTGTGTCTGTGTGTCAGAGACAGTGTGGCTTGAGTACCTGAGCGACACTGTGAGTGTATCGTGAGTGACACCGGGAGATGGTGTGTGATGCCAAGAGGCTGTGAGAATATGTGTGACACCAGGAgattgtgtgtggctgtgtgacATTGTGAGGTTATGTGTGATAATGAGAGATTGGGGGACTGTGTGACACGGAAgtttgtgtgtgactgtgtgaagTTGTGTGACACCGAGAGATTGTGCATGACTGTATATGTGAGGGAGAGAATATGTAGGTGACTGTGTGTGACACCATGAGATTGCAGGAGCCTGTGACACTGTGAGATCATCTGTGATACTGATGTGTGTGTGGCTGTGCATGACACTGGGAGATGGTGTGCAGTTGGGTGGAAGAGACACTATTTAGGTGATTGCATGTGACACCGAGAGGTACATGTGAGAGTGAGAGATTGTGTGGGACTGTGTGTCACACCTGGAGATTCTGTGTGACAGTGTATGTGAGAGAAGCAGCAtgtgactgtacaggacagattTGTGTGACTGTGAGGTGGACTGTGTGCAAGACTGTGTGCAATATGGAGAGgatatgtgtgcttgtgtgtgtcaCAAGCACTGAGTTagtgagagaaggagagagtgaaTGATACACCAAGAGATGGCGTGAGAAGGTCATGTAATAGACACGGGGAAGATTGGGTGTAACGAAGACGAGGTTGAGTTAAGACTGTATATGTCAGGCACACTGATGGACAGTGAGAAACTATGCAATTACCTGTGACATCGAGATTGTGTGTGACACTGAGGGACTGCGCAAGTGGGTGTAAaattgtgttgtgtgtgtgcgtgagtctGTGTGATTGTAGGGCACTCGGAGATGGAATCTGAGAGACTTTGTGTGTGTAAGTGTATGACAATGGGAGTATGACTGAGACCACAGGTGAGGGTGACAACCATGTGTGATACAGACTGTAACACAGACTGAGAGTGTGTAACTGCCTGAGAGACATGATGTGAGTGTCTGTGGGTGATACCAGGAAagagtgtgtgactgtgtgtgacaCAGATTGTGTGTGACCCCAACAGATTTTGTGGACACCAGGATATTATGTGAATTTTTAATACTGTGAGATTGTTACACCAGGAAATTGTGACTGTGTGGCACTGTGAGGTTGTGTGTGACACTGAGAGAGTTGTGTACATAGTGTACACAACCACTGTGAGATTGTGAGGGGTTCTGTGAGACACTGACTGATCATGTGTGACTATGTGTGACACCAagaggtggtgtgtgtgtgtgacagggaCAGATTGCAAATAATTGTGTAGAAGGATTGTGAGTGTGAGATTGTGTGTGACAGGAGATTGTGCAAGAATGAGTGTGACTATGTGGGAGTCACTGAGTATGTGAGACTGTTTATGATGTGACTGTGTACTCTGTAATATCATAAAACATTGAGTGATAGTGATTGACAGAAAGGTTGTATGACTCATTGTGCGGCACTGTGTGAGACACTATGATGTGTGAGACTGATGGGGTGCAAAGCTGGGAAAGAAGTTTAAATTGTGCATGAATGTGTGTGACATTTTGAGAGGTTGTGTGTGACACTGTCAGAAACTGACATTTGATACTCTGAGATTGTATATCTGACTGTGTGGTTGTGTGAGGTGTCATTGGTGATGATGTACTACTCTGTGAGAGACTGTGAGTGACCACATGTGGCATTTTGAGAGACCAAGAGACTGACACTGCAGGAGATTGTGTCTGTGTGTTGTGCACAAGTTGTTCATGAGACCTGTGGCATGCTGTGACACATTGTGCATCTCTGTGCAACTGTGAGCACAAGTCTGCTTCTGAGAGGGGTCATCTGTGATGGGGTGACACCAAGGTGGCAAGTGTGAATGCGTGACTGGACGAGAGAGCATGTGTGAGGGAATGAGAGGCTGTGTGGGACACCCAGAAGAGACTTGTGTGACTGTGTACGAAATGCAGAGTGTGGGTCACACCTTGACAGACTGTACCTTTTCccatgagtgtgtgtgagagacagattGAAAGGGGAGACTGGGCAAGAGATGCAGAGACAgcaagagacacacagagagaccaggagagacagagggagagagaagagagagacacaaaaactgaaagacaaaagagggggacagacagacagaggacCCAGAGAGATAGACCCAAGGCCGCGGGGCCGCAGGAGCGGCGGCGGGAGGAGGCGGGTCCTCAGGGGCTGCGCcccgggggagggggcggggcgcaGCGGGGGCGGGGGTAGGGGTAACTCAGCCTCTCCCTCCCGTCCTTCGTCACGCCACCGGCCCGCCATCCCGGTCCTGAACAGCAACAGGTAGGAGGCTCTGGTCCTGGTCCCGCCTGTTAGTCCCTCTGACCGCTCATTGCCACTGGCTGTCCTCccgagaatgaatgaatgagcgagTGAATGAATGACTTTATACTTCTTTGTCCGCCGTCAGCCCCTCCATCTGCCCTCGCTTTCCCCCCTCCTCACTCCATCTCTCCCCAAGCCCCTCCATCGCCCTCTCTGTCCCCATCCTTTCCCTCCTCTGACCCTCTGTTTATCCCATCTGTGTCTCGTCTgtcccctctgtctctctgtccctctctctacttctccatttctccttctctctATCCTCTTCTCCCTCACTCCGTCTTCCCCCCCCGCCCCTCCATCTCCCTCTCTGTCCCCCTGTCCTTtccctcctctgtctctctcttcccctctctgtttctttattctgtctGTGTCTCCAtttctgtatctctctctctacctctccatttgtctctctctctctctcctttcctctccaggGTGGGGTTGGACTCACCCAGTCCTCTCCCCTGGCTGCTAATGAGCAGAGGAGGCTTTGAGGTGGCCGGGGCTGGGGTGGAGGCCCCCTGAGGGGGGCGGAGGGGACAGCTGCTGCCAAGGCCCTAATGAGGCCCCCTCTGTGCCCCTCCCGCCGAGATCTTAATTCTCCATTCTCCCTGGAGCCACGGCTAATTGGCCTGGGGAGGGGGCCCCCTTCCTGGCTTATGCTGTATCCCTGGGAGGTGAGGACACCTGGGTCCCTGAATCCTGATTCAGCACCTGTGGCCCTGTCCTTCTGTTCCTTTTCCCACCTGCCTTCATCTGTGCgcccctccttcctttccctaGCCCTTCTCTTCCGCCTCCACCTGTCTCTAGGTACCCCCACCTGGGCATCCTCCAGCCCTGCCTCTCTTGCCTCTTCTGTCCCACCTGCACTCTGCCTCGTGGTCCCCCATCTGTGCGTCTCTTTATCCCCTCCCCGTCCCCTCTGTTTCCCTGTGTCTCCCTCCACCTGTCTCTGGGCACCCACTCTATTTGTGCAACCTTCCACTCACGCCCCTGTTACTGGGTCCCGTCACCTCCCTCCACCTCAGGACCCAGAGGTGCCCTAGCCTATCCCCGTGAGTCCTCACTCCCACCCGGCTCTTAGCCCCTTCCCCGCTGCAACCATGTCCAACAACATGGCCAAGATCGCCGAGGCCCGCAAGACGGTGGAACAGCTGAAGCTGGAGGTGAACATCGACCGCATGAAGGTGCCGGTTGGAGAGATGATAGAAGGCTGGGTCTCTGGGAATGGGGTCCGGACTGGGCGGGGCCCGGAGCCACGGTGGGCGGAGCCCCTTTGGAAGGGGGCGGGAGGAGTTGATGTCCCAGGGGCGGGGCCTTAAGGTGGACAGGTCAAGGGGAGGTATTAGGGGCGGGGCCTGACGGGGTAGGGGAGACCGGGCGGAGCTAGTTGAGGGGAGGGGTCTCGGAGTAGGGCTGGACAAGGGGAGGGACCTGGGATGCTGCCTGAATAGCAGAGGGACCCGGAGGCGGGGCCTTGGGGTGGAGCAGGACAAGCGGAGACACCCTGAAGGCAGGGGCGTTGGGGGCGGCTCCCAGGGACCGGAGGACAGGTCTGGGGCAGGGGCGGTCCCCAGGGGCGGGCTGGGCAGGGCGCAGACCTCTCCACCCCGGCGCCCCCAGGTGTCGCAGGCGGCGGCCGAGCTCCTGGCCTTCTGTGAGGCTCACGCCAAAGACGACCCGCTGGTGACACCAGTGCCCGCCGCCGAGAACCCCTTCCGCGACAAGCGCCTCTTTTGCGTCCTGCTGTGAGCGTACCCGACAGCTTACCCTCCGCTCCCGAAGTATGAATTCAATAAACGTGACGACTGTGGCAGCGCCTGTCCTTTCGTGAAAACTGAGGCAAGCTCAGAGCTTGGGGCCGCCATGAGGGAAACTCTCTCCTCACCTCTCCTGACTGTGTGTGGGGTCGGAGTGAGGATATGCGGGGTGTGGATGTGGAGGGGGCATCGCTGGCCTCGACTGAACACTCCATACCCTGGGACGCATTTAGTGGTCCCGACAGCCCCAGCAGGCAGCTGGCTACTTGTATGTatggtccccattttacagatgaggaaactgagcaggGGGAAGTCCCTTACTCAAATCTCACAGCTAGGAGGCAATGGGATCAGGACTGCAGACTGGAGGGCCTCCTGGATCCACCAGCTGGCCCCTGTCCTCCCTCCTTCCTGGGCCTAAGAATAGTGGCTGGAGGTTCTTCAGAGCCCAAGAGTCCTCCGCCCTTTCTCATCCCCTGAAAGACCTCACCCCCTTTCTTCACATCTGGCTACCCTATCAAAGGCACACCTCTGTCCTCCAGCACTGAATTCTTCTCcgttcattcattttttaaagcgCTCCGCAAGTACCTGCTCTGTGCCCGGCCCTGTGGTGAGTCATGCTGGAACACAGCTGTGAGGGTGACTTAGCCAGCCCTGGCCTTGCCTTCCCCGGCTCACAGCCCCATGGGAGGGCCAGACCTGTCCTCAGACAGTGATGACCCAGAGTGGATGGGGCTGGGATGGGATAGCTCAGTAGGCTGGGAAAACCGAGTTGTCTTGgagtcagggagggcttcctggagcagGCAACATCTGTGCTGGGACATGATGGTAATAAAAAGTGGGACCTGGGAGAAGAGAGACAAATGCGTGCctagaggaggggagaggagacaaATTAATGCCTACAgttatttattcaacaattatttcCTTTGCTCTGGGGACCCAGGGGTGGCAGACCCGGTTCCTGCCCTCTGATTGTCAGTTCATACACTAGGAACTACAGGAGAGATATAGCCTGCAGTGACATTTTTTAGCTCTTGACTTTTAGCCTACATGATGTTAAAAAATGTTCTTGATTTGGTTGCCAAATGGAAACATAGAGATGCTTCACATAAAAGCCCATATTTCCCACTTCTCTGGAACTGGAGGGTCTGGTGATCTCAGATCTTCGGTCATGAGAAGGGGCAGGGGTGGGCCCTATGGTTTCCTGGTTAGGGAGATTGAGAGTCAGTGGCCACTTATCATTGAGGCTGTGCTGGGGACTGCTTTTAATGGAGTGAAAGGAAATAGGAAATGCTCTTGAACCTATGTTTCTGTTGAAAATGGAGACTAGCTAATTATTTTACCTTGTTGGCCCGAGGTCCACTGAGTTTGGTACCCCCTGCTGCCttcctctatgagtcagaatcaactccacggcaagagGTTTGTTAACAGGTTACCCTCTTCCTCACGGCGCAgttgttaaagagctcagctgctaaccaaaaggtctgtggtttgaacccaccatctgttgcatgagagaaagatgtggcagtcagcttctgtaaagattacagctttggaaaccctatggggcagttttactctgtcttatagtgtctctatgagtcagaatcgacttgacagcaacagcacCCCTTCctcactgcccccccccccccgccgcctccTCTTCTCTAGAGACCAACACCCCTGGTTCCTTGTTTGGGGCTGATGGCGGCTGGACCCCTGAATCTGGCCACACCTCCCCAGAGGGTTTGCGAGTGAGTCTGCTGACTGCTCCATTATTCACATTGGATTAAGATCCCCTGGGCCCAACTCTGAGCTTCCTGTAGAATGGAGGCTGGAGTGGCTGTAATTACattcccctcctgcctccctcctctcAGTCGGCTCCGGCTCCGGCCCAGTTGCATCATGTCTGGGGGAGCCCATGGGGGAGATGGGGCACAGGGAGAGAGCCAAGGATGGGTAGGGAAGCGGGTGGATGGGAGGAGGGATGCTAGGAGGAAAGGGGCCAGAGGATTCTGAGACATCCCAGGCCCATCATCCTTGCATCTGAGAATCTGAAATGCAGGCTCTAAAGCCCCAGGATCTTGGAGGGCTAGAATTCTGTAGTCCTTTCAGCCCTGTGGGGCCAGGGTTCTGGGGTCCTGCTCCCTTGCCCAGCTAGGAGTCCGGAGCTTGGCACCTCAGGGGCGTGATGATCTCTTAAGCCTAGTCTATGGGGGTTGTTAGATTCTTCCAGCCTTGGAACCTTGAAGCCCTGTAGCACAAACTCTTCCTCCTTTGCACCAGCTGGTCTTGGGGAATGGAAGCTTCGGAGAAGCAAACGGGGCTGGCTGAATGGGACCTGGTGCCTGGAAGTGGGGGCAGGCTCAGAGGGGACCAGGGCTCTGGCCAGAGGGAGGGTTCTGgttggaggaggagagggagggaggatggaggaTGTGGACGGCTGACACCGGGAGCAAGGAGAAAACAGAAGGGACAGGGCAGGTGCCTGGGAACCAGCTTCCTTGCACGCATGAAACAGTGACTGGAGACCTGGATAATCTTGTTAGGAGTATGACTGGGCAGCTACTGG
Protein-coding sequences here:
- the GNG8 gene encoding guanine nucleotide-binding protein G(I)/G(S)/G(O) subunit gamma-8, which encodes MSNNMAKIAEARKTVEQLKLEVNIDRMKVSQAAAELLAFCEAHAKDDPLVTPVPAAENPFRDKRLFCVLL